The Mycolicibacterium mucogenicum DSM 44124 genomic sequence CCAGCAGCGACCACCGATCCAATGCCGCGCGTGCCGTGTCGTCACCTGCCGTGATCCGTACCCGACCGTTGGTAGCGGCCCAGACCGCGTCGGCGGTGGCACGGACCACCGACAAATCATCGCCGGCAGCCTCTCCGGTGGCGCGTACGACGACGTCGTTGCCCGATGTCTCCACCTGCCACGCGGGGTGCGGCCCGATCCGCAACGTCTCCGCAGCAGCGTCCAGCGAGCGCAGGTCGGGCGCCAGGTAGTCGGGGCGCTCGGCGGGGATGGCGTGCACCATGTCGGCGGCGCTGTTCACCCCGGTCAGCACCATCAGGCTGGGCAGGCCGGCGGCATTCGCTCCCGCGATATCGGTGTCGAGCCGGTCTCCCACGACCAACGGGGCCTGATACTGGCCGCGGGCCAGGGCGTCGTTCATCAGCGTCGGCTGCGGCTTACCGGCGACCTGCGGCACCTGTTCGGTGGCGGTCTGCAGTGCAGCGACCATCGAGCCGTTGCCTGGCAACAGTCCCCGCTCCGACGGCAGCGTCTTGTCGCTGTTCGCCGCCACCCAGAGGCCACCGGCCCGAATGGTGAGCGCCGCTTCGGCGAGGTCGGCCCACCCGGTCTGGGGTGAATGCCCCTGGACCACCGCGACCGGCCCGTCGGTGAACTGCCGCACCGGCTGCAGACCGACATTGGCGACCTCGGCTGCCAGCGCCTCTGTACCGATGACCAGCACCTTGGCACCCGCGGGCAGCTGCAGCGCCAGCAGGTGCGCCGCGCTCTGGGCGCTGGTCACCACATCATCGGCATGCGCGGAGAAACCGAGCGCATCGAGGTGGTCGGCCACCTCGGCCGGGCTTCGCGACGCATTGTTGGTCACGTAAAGCTTGCGGGACGTGACCGCGGCAAGGGCGTCGACGGCGCCTTCGGTGGCCTCATGACCACGGAAGACGGTGCCGTCGAGATCCAGGAGCAGGCAGTCGTGCAGCTGAGCCAGCGTCGTCACGTCAGCCCAATTCGGCAACGCGGTCCTCGGCGTCCGTGACGCCTTCCAGGTCCGCGGCTGCCGCATGCAGGAACCACTGGAGTGCGTCGTTCGTACGATCGAGGGCCAGCAGCGTCTCGGCATACACGTAGAACAGGCGAGCTGCCGTCTGGCCGGTCCGGGTGGAATCGAGCGGCGGGTTCGACAGCAGCGCCAATGCCTGCGCCGGCTGGCCGAGGTCGCAACGCGCACCGGCCAGCACGATCTTCAGTTCGTCGGCGTCGTCACCGGTGAGCTGTTCGGCTTCGGGGCTGCGGCCAAGCTCGATGGCGCGCTCCGGACGGCCGATGCCGCGCTCGCAGTCGGCGATGAGGGCCAACAGCGGAGACTTGCTCCCCATCCGTCGTGCGGCACGCAGCTCGGAGAGGGCCTGGGCCCAGTCACCACAGTGGTACGCCGCGATGCCGACGGCCTCTCGGATCGCCGCGATGCGCGACGCGCGGTTGCGCGCGGCACGTGCATGCTCGAGAGCGGCTTCCGGGTCTTCTTCCAGCAGATCGCCGGCCATGACGAGGTGCTTGGCCACGTAGTCCGCGGTCGCCTTGTCGAGGGTCGTCAGCTCGCGACGTACCTCGGGCGAGAGCTGCTTGGCTTCGACGTCGTCGGGCAGCCTGGGACCAGCCGGACGATCCGACGTCGCCGCGGCGTCGCGGGAGTGCGGTGGCCGGCCGTTCCGATCTGAACCGGGGCGTCTGGGTGCCTGCGCGCGGTCACGCTGAGGCCGCTGCCCCCGTCGTGCGTCGCCGTCGTCTCTGCGCGAGGGGCGACGATCGCCGCCCTGCCTGTTGTCGACCACTGGAACCTTTCCTACGAAATCTCAGGTCAGAATACGGCCCGACCTGTCACTGGCCGAACTTTGCTCGTGGAACTCGCCCTCCGAGCGCCGGGGGCGAAGCTATCGAGCACCGGCCCGGGGCCCATTTCCGAGCCGAGAAATGGAAATTCCTCAAATAGAATCACCCCCCACATAAATGTGGGGGGTGATTCCTAATTTGTGTTCGGCGGTGTCCTACTTTTCCGCCCGTGCAGGGCAGTATCATCGGCGCTGGCAGGCTTAGCTTCCGGGTTCGGGATGGGACCGGGCGTTTCCCTGCCGCTGTTGCCGCCGTAACTCTATTCATTTTACGCCTCCACCAGCCTGTTGGCACCTTTGGGGGTGTTATTTGGTGGTGGGGTGTGGTCTGTTTGATTCTTTTTGTGGTGTGGTTGCGGGCACGGTTGATGTGCAATGTTCTTGTTTACACACATTGGTTTTTTGGGTGTGTGTAAGTTTTCGGCCGGTTAGTGCCAGTTCCCTAAACCCATTGCTGGGTGTGCAGGTCTGGTCTATCGATCCCGTGGTCTGCGGGGGGCCTTATCCCTCTAAAAGGGTGAGAAACCTGGTCTTGGAAGAGGTTTCCCGCTTAGATGCTTTCAGCGGTTATCCTGTCCGAACGTAGCTATCCAGCGGTGCCCCTGGTGGGACAACTGGTAGACCAGAGGTTCGTCCGTCCCGGTCCTCTCGTACTAGGGACAGGTTTCCTCAAGTTTCTGACGCGCGCGGCGGATAGAGACCGAACTGTCTCACGACGTTCTAAACCCAGCTCGCGTGCCGCTTTAATGGGCGAACAGCCCAACCCTTGGGACCTGCTCCAGCCCCAGGATGCGACGAGCCGACATCGAGGTGCCAAACCATCCCGTCGATATGGACTCTTGGGGAAGATCAGCCTGTTATCCCCGGGGTACCTTTTATCCGTTGAGCGACACCCCTTCCACTCGGGGGTGCCGGATCACTAGTCCCGACTTTCGTCCCTGCTCGACTTGTAGGTCTCGCAGTCAAGCTCCCTTGTGCACTTACACTCAACACCTGATTGCCGTCCAGGTTGAGGGAACCTTTGGGCGCCTCCGTTACATTTTAGGAGGCAACCGCCCCAGTTAAACTACCCACCAGGCACTGTCCCTGGACCGGATATACGGTCCGAGGTTAGAAGCCCAATACGATCAGAGTGGTATTTCAACAACGACTCCACACACACTGGCGTGTGCGCTTCACAGTCTCCCACCTATCCTACACAAACCGTACCGAACTCCAATACCAAGTTGTAGTGAAGGTCCCGGGGTCTTTTCGTCCTGCCGCGCGTAACGAGCATCTTTACTCGTAGTGCAATTTCGCCGAGTCTATGGTTGAGACAGTTGAGAAGTCGTTACGCCATTCGTGCAGGTCGGAACTTACCCGACAAGGAATTTCGCTACCTTAGGATGGTTATAGTTACCACCGCCGTTTACTGGGGCTTAAATTCTCCGCTTCACCCCCGAAGGAGTTAACAGGTCCTCTTAACCTTCCAGCACCGGGCAGGCGTCAGTCCGTATACATCGTCTTGCGACTTCGCACGGACCTGTGTTTTTAGTAAACAGTCGCTTCTCACTGGTTTGTGCCACCCCCTCCCGCTACCCACCGCAAGGGTGTTGACGGTATGGAGGTCCCCCTTCTCCCGAAGTTACGGGGGCATTTTGCCGAGTTCCTTAACCATAGTTAACTCGTACGCCTTAGTATTCTCTACCTGACCACCTGTGTTGGTTTGGGGTACGGGCCATGTGTGCACTCGCTAGAGGCTTTTCTTGGCAGCATAGGATCACCGAATTCGCCTCACTCGGCTATGCATCACCTCTCAGACACATGAACGACGGATTTGCCTATCGTTCGTCCTACAGGCTTACCCCGGTATTACCACTGACCGGTACGGCTACCTTCCTGCGTCACCCCATCGCTTGACTACTACCCACCAGGGTCCCACGCAGCCGGCAACACGTGATCCCCGAAAGGATCATCACGTGCCATTTGGATGGTTAGCACAATGGATTCATCACGGACGCACACACACGGGTACGGGAATATCAACCCGTTGTCCATCGACTACGCCTGTCGGCCTCGCCTTAGGTCCCGACTCACCCTGGGCGGACTGGCCTGCCCCAGGAACCCTTGGTCTTTCGGCGGGCAAGGTTCTCACTTGCCTATTCGCTACTCATGCCTGCATTCTCACTCCCACACCCTCCACAACTCGATCACTCGGCTGCTTCACCGGATGCAGGACGCTCCCCTACCCATCCTTGCGGATGCCGCGACTTCGGCGGTGTGCTTGAGCCCCGCTACATTATCGGCGCACAATCACTTGACCAGTGAGCTATTACGCACTCTTTCAAGGGTGGCTGCTTCTAAGCCAACCTCCTGGTTGTCTTCGCGACTGCACATCCTTTTCCACTTAGCACACGCTTAGGGGCCTTAGTCGGCGATCTGGGCTGTTTCCCTCTCGACGCACGGAGCTTATCCCCCGCCGTCTCACTGCCACGCTTTTGTCTTACCGGCATTCGGAGTTTGGCTGACGTCAGTAACCTGGTGAGGCCCATCGGCCATCCAGTAGCTCTACCTCCGGCAAGAAACACGCAACGCTGCACCTAAATGCATTTCGGGGAGAACCAGCTATCACGGAGTTTGATTGGCCTTTCACCCCTACCCACAGCTCATCCCCTCAGTCTTCAACCTAAGTGGGTTCGGGCCTCCACGCGGTCTTACCCGCGCTTCACCCTGGCCATGGGTAGATCACTCCGCTTCGGGTCCAGAACATGCCACTACACCACTTGCGTGGATACGCCCTATTCAGACTCGCTTTCGCTACGGCTACCCCCCACGGGTTAACCTCGCGACATGTCCCTGACTCGCAGGCTCATTCTTCAAAAGGCACGCCATCACCCCACGTAAACGAGGGCTCTGACGGATTGTAGGCACACGGTTTCAGGTACTATTTCACTCCCTCCCGGGGTACTTTTCACCATTCCCTCACGGTACTAATCCGCTATCGGTCATCAGAAGGTATTTAGGCTTACCGAGTGGTCTCGGCAGATTCACAGCAGATTTCACGGGCCCGCTGCTACTCGGGAACACCATCAAGGCAGACATCGGGTTTTCACGTACGGGACTCTCACCCTCTACGGCAGGCCATCCCAAGCCACTTCCGTTAACCACGACATTTTCTTACTGCCCTCCAGAGGGATAGCCCTGGAAAGATAGGTCCCACAACCCCGCACACACAACCCCTACCCGGTATCACATGCATACGGTTTAGCCTCATCCGCTTTCGCTCGCCACTACTCACGGAATCACAATTGTTTTCTCTTCCTACGGGTACTGAGATGTTTCACTTCCCCGCGTTACCTCCCACACCCTATATATTCAGGCGTGGGTAACACGACATCACTCGTGCTGGGTTTCCCCATTCGGACATCCTCGGATCAACGCTCGGTTGGCAGCTCCCCGAGGCTTATCGCAGCCTCCTACGTCCTTCATCGGCCTCTGATGCCAAGGCATCCACCATGCGCCCTTAAACACTTACGACACAAAAAACCAATTGAAAACAAGAATCAAAATTGCACATCAACACACCACAGACACATACACCCACGACCGAAGCCGTAGGCGACATATTCTGCGTGCATTAGATGCTCGCAACCACTATCCACGAATCAAACACCACACCCCACCACCAAAACCGGTGAGGCAACAACAACCCCCACCACCCCCAACGGAGCGGTGTCTCCCACCCCGTATGGAGGGGAGCGAACGGGCCTGTTGTCTCAGGACCCAACAGTGTGTCTGGCAATTCTTCACGACCAACGCTTTCCAGCCGGCCGAACGTTTGTTGTCATATGCACCCGCCGGACAAGCCCACTACAGGCGCCGGCGACAATCCCAACCATGAACCCCGGCACGGTTGCCGGCATGGGGGAAACCCTGGATCAGGGCATGTAAATGGTGCTCCTTAGAAAGGAGGTGATCCAGCCGCACCTTCCGGTACGGCTACCTTGTTACGACTTCGTCCCAATCGCCGATCCCACCTTCGACGGCTCCCTCCACAAGGGTTAGGCCACCGGCTTCGGGTGTTACCGACTTTCATGACGTGACGGGCGGTGTGTACAAGGCCGGGAACGTATTCACCGCAGCGTTGCTGATCTGCGATTACTAGCGACTCCGACTTCACGGGGTCGAGTTGCAGACCCCGATCCGAACTGAGACGGCTTTGAAAGGATTCGCTCCACCTCACGGCATCGCAGCCCTTTGTACCGGCCATTGTAGCATGTGTGAAGCCCTGGACATAAGGGGCATGATGACTTGACGTCATCCCCACCTTCCTCCGAGTTGACCCCGGCAGTCTCCTACGAGTCCCCGGCATAACCCGCTGGCAACATAGGACAAGGGTTTGCGCTCGTTGCGGGACTTAACCCAACATCTCACGACACGAGCTGACGACAGCCATGCACCACCTGCACACAGGCCACAAGGGAACCGACATCTCTGCCGGCGTCCTGTGCATGTCAAAACCCAGGTAAGGTTCTTCGCGTTGCATCGAATTAATCCACATGCTCCGCCGCTTGTGCGGGCCCCCGTCAATTCCTTTGAGTTTTAGCCTTGCGGCCGTACTCCCCAGGCGGGGTACTTAATGCGTTAGCTACGGCACGGATCCCAAGGAAGGAACCCACACCTAGTACCCACCGTTTACGGCGTGGACTACCAGGGTATCTAATCCTGTTCGCTCCCCACGCTTTCGCTCCTCAGCGTCAGTTACTGCCCAGAGACCGCCTTCGCCACCGGTGTTCCTCCTGATATCTGCGCATTCCACCGCTACACCAGGAATTCCAGTCTCCCCTGCAGTACTCTAGTCTGCCCGTATCGCCCGCACGCCCACAGTTAAGCTGTGAGTTTTCACGAACAACGCGACAAACCACCTACGAGCTCTTTACGCCCAGTAATTCCGGACAACGCTCGCACCCTACGTATTACCGCGGCTGCTGGCACGTAGTTGGCCGGTGCTTCTTCTCCAGGTACCGTCACTTACGCTTCGTCCCTGGCGAAAGAGGTTTACAACCCGAAGGCCGTCATCCCTCACGCGGCGTCGCTGCATCAGGCTTGCGCCCATTGTGCAATATTCCCCACTGCTGCCTCCCGTAGGAGTCTGGGCCGTATCTCAGTCCCAGTGTGGCCGGTCACCCTCTCAGGCCGGCTACCCGTCGTCGCCTTGGTAGGCCATTACCCCACCAACAAGCTGATAGGCCGCGGGCCCATCCCACACCGCAAAAGCTTTCCACCACACACCATGAAGCGCGTGGTCCTATTCGGTATTAGACCCAGTTTCCCAGGCTTATCCCAAAGTGCAGGGCAGATCACCCACGTGTTACTCACCCGTTCGCCACTCGAGTACCCCGAAGGGCCTTTCCGTTCGACTTGCATGTGTTAAGCACGCCGCCAGCGTTCGTCCTGAGCCAGGATCAAACTCTCCAAACAAAAACTCCCCATCCAAAGACAGGGCAGAATCCAGTTCAGAACAATCTGACCTAAACAAAAGACACCAAAAACTGGCATCAAAAAAAACAACCACACCCCACAAACGGGAAAACACGAGGTGCAGTCAAAAAACAACAAACAAAAACCACCAAACACACTATTGAGTTCTCAAACAACACGCCCGGCCTGACCGCGCAACAAACCCGCGGCTAAAAGCCGCGGTCCGTAGTGCGGGCAGTGAGAAACTCCCAACTTAATGGGTGTTACTCTCGGATTTGGTCTTCGCTCTCCGGCGCTTGTCCGTGTCGCTCTGACCTGGAATAAGTTACGGCAGGGCTAACGGGGAGTCAAATCGCCAGGTCAGCGGAGCGTTTCCCCAGGTCAGAGGGGTCGTCATTCTTGGCCGGACCCGCCAACCCGCCGCACCCCGGCGATGTGGCGCTTGCCACGCCGCAACACCAGCCAGCGCTCACCGAGAAAGTCCGACGGCTGTGGTACCCACTCGTCACTTTCCACACGCGCGTTGTTCACGTAGACGCCGCCTTCGGCGACCGTTCGGCGCGCTTCCCCACGACTCTTGGACAGCCCCGTCGCAACCAACAGGTCAGTGATCCCATCCGGACCACCGGGTGTCAGCTCGGCGACCTGGCCGTTACTGGCCTCGGTCAGCGCAGCCGAAAGCGTCGACTGGTCGAGATCGGCGAGCTCGGCACGGCCGAAGAGCGCCTGACTGGCCAGTTCGACAGCGTCGGTCGCCGCCTGGCCGTGCACCAACGTGGTCAGTTCCCGAGCCAGCCGGCGTTGCGCCGCGCGCTCGTGCGGACGTTCGGCAGTTGCGGTCGCGAGTTCACCGAGCTCATCGGCAGACAGGAAGGTGAACCAGCGCAGGTAGCCGACGACATCGGCGTCGGCCGCGTTCACGAAGTACTGGTACCAGGCATATGGGCTGGTCAGCTCGGGGTCGAGCCACAGATTGCCGCCGCCGGTCGACTTGCCGAACTTCTTGCCGTCGGCCGAGGTGACCAGCGGAACCGTCAGCGCATGCGCGGTCGCGCCCAGCTTCTGGCGCACCAGACGGACGCCCGCGATGATGTTCCCCCACTGGTCGGAGCCACCGACCTGCAGGCTGCAGCCGTGCTTCTTGTACAGCTCGACGAAGTCGTTGGCCTGAAGGAGCATGTAGCTGAACTCGGTGTACGAGATCCCGTCGCCTTCGAGGCGCCGCTTGATGGTGTCGCGATCGAGCATGACGTTGACCGAGAAGTGTTTGCCCAGGTCACGCAGGAATTCGATGGCCGACATCGGCCCGGTCCAGGACAGGTTGTTCTCGACGATCGCACCGTTGCCCGAGTCGTTGAACTCGACAAATCGCTCGAGCTGGCCGCGGATACGTTCAGACCACTCGGCGACGGTGTCGGCGGTGTTCATGGTCCGCTCCCCGTTGTCCCGGGGATCGCCGATCATGCCGGTGGCACCGCCGGCCAGCACGATGGGACGGTGTCCGGCCTGCTGGAATCGCCGCAGCGTGAGCAGGGGAACCAGATGTCCGGCGTGCAGGCTGGGTGCGGTGGGGTCGAAGCCGGCATAGAGCGTGAGCGGCCCATCCGTCGTCGTCGCGGCAGCGAGCGCTTCGCGGTCGGTCGATTGCGCGATCAGGCCGCGCCAGTCCAGTTCATCGAGGATGCCAGTACTCACGGCGTCGATCTTTCCCTATCGAATACCAGGATCGCCCGGGTGTAGAGCAGCTGGAACCCGAAGCGCTGCACATTCTGTTGCGATTTGGTCCCCGCGCCGGTCGTGACGACGGCGATGTCGCAGCCCGCGGCGGCGGCGTCGGCCAATCGTTTCGCGAGCAATGCGCTCTGCACCCCGCGCCTGCGGTAGTCCGGCCTCGTTGCGGCACCGGCGAGTTGCGCGATTCCGTCGGCAAAGCGCGCTGCGGCGCCTCCCGCAACGACGCCATCAATCGATGCGAGATACGCTGCGGCACCGGCCTTTTCGATATCGCGCTCAGCCCGTTCGACGATGCCGCGGGGAAACTCCTCATGGCTGGCCACGCCCTGGTCGTCCGGGTGGGCGAAACCGTCGACCACCGCCTCGACCCAGGCGTTGATGTCGTCGCTGCGCCGAACCTCGACTCCAGTCACCACTGGCTCGGTGCCGACGGCCACCGCGCGGCCCAGCACATTCTCGAATCCCACGAGTCGGTAGCCACGTCCGGTCAGCGTCCGGCCGATGCCGGGGTCGGCCAGGTTGGCGAGCTCGACCTGGACCGGCGCACCGTTGGCGCCACAACCTGCTTCGATCTCCGTCCACTCGGCGGCCTCAGGTATCGCGCCAAAACCCACGCCCACCACCTTGTTCATCGGCGACCCGGGCTCGGCGAAGCACGCGAAGCCGCCGCCCACGGGCCGCACCGACGCGGGCGCACCGCGCGCTCGCGCGGCATTGGTGGCGGCCGCCATGAACTGCGCCTCAGCGCCCTCGATGCGGCGAGCCAGATCGATGCCGCAGAACAGGGCGTCGGTAGTCATCCCGCCATTGTGCGGGTGCGACAGCTAGTCGCTCTCCCCCGGTGCCGGCGCCCGGGGACTGCGCCGGTAGTTCGACACCTCGGGGGTGCCCGGCAACCAGAACCGCCAGGCCCGGTCGGCGGCCTGACTGACGCCGACGCGCGGCCCGGCGCTGCCCTCCTGCGTCGGGTTCAGCTCCAGCCGGATCGGCGATCGCCGATCCATCAGGTCAATACCGTTGTCCGCCAAGGCGATTCCGAGCGCCTCACACAGATTGCCCGGGCCCCGGGCGTACGCGACGGGCGTGATGCCGGGCCGCCGACGGCCCGCGGCGACACCACAACCGTCGACGACGCGGGCCGCGCGGAGCAGCACGGCACCCGCCACACCATCGGCGCAACACACGACGTTGGCGCACACATGAATCCCGTGACTGCGATACGTGTACAGACGCCCGGCCGGTCCGAACATCACAGTGCTCCGGGGCGTCGGCCCGCGGAACGAGTGCGCAGCCGCATCCGGCCAGGGTCCCGATGGCGGTCCGCCGTAGGCCTCCACCTCCACCACGGTGGCGACCACGTCCCGGCCGTACAACGTGGCACCTAGCAGTCGTCGAGCCGCGGTGACCGGGTCGACGGCGAGTGGCTCGGCGCTCATGGCCCGTCATTCTGCCTGGTCCGGCGCCGAGCGTTGACATGCCCACGCCACGAGCGGATTATTCATCACATGATGAGTTCATCTCGTGGTGAATTACTGGATCATGCCTCTGACGTCGCGATTCGGATCGACAATCTGACCGTCGTCCGCGGTAATCGGCGCGCGATCGACGACGTATCCCTGCAGGTCCGGCGCGGCAGCATCACCGGACTGCTCGGTCCGTCCGGCTGCGGCAAGACCACCCTGATGCGCGCCATCGTCGGTACCCAGATCATCACTAACGGCACGGTGACCGTGCTCGGGAAGCCCGGCGGGTCGGCCGATCTACGTCGCCGCGTGGGGTACGTGACCCAGTCGCCGACGGTGTACAACGATCTGCGCGTCATCGACAACGTGCGCTATTTCGCCGCGTTGACGGGCTCCAGCAAGACCGCGGCCGACGAGGCGATAACGGCCGTCGGCCTGCAGGATCACCGAACATCGTTGTGCGGCAACATGTCCGGCGGCCAGCGGACGCGCGCCTCGCTGGCCTGTGCGCTGGTGTCCAAACCTGACCTGCTGGTGCTCGACGAACCGACGGTCGGATTAGACCCGGTGCTGCGCGTCGACCTCTGGGAACAGTTCGACCGGCTGGCCCGCGGCGGCACCACCCTGCTGGTCTCCAGCCATGTGATGGACGAGGCCGACCACTGCGGCGAACTGCTGTTGATGCGCGAAGGCCGCCTGCTCGAGCACACCACGCCCACCCGACTACGAGAGGACACCGGATGTTCATCGCTGGAGGAAGCGTTTCTGACCGTCATCCGGCGCAGCACCGCGGGCAGAGCCGGTTGACGTTGCGGCCATACCTGGCCACCACCGCCCGCATCCTGCGTCAGCTCGCCGCCGATCACCGCAGCATGGCGATGATCCTGGTGGTGCCGAGCGCCGTCATCACCTTGATGTACTTCATGTTCGACGATCTGCCGCACCGCCCCGGCACGCTGTCGCCGTTCAACAACGCCTGCCTGATCCTGCTGGGCGTCTTCCCGCTGATCGTGATGTTCCTGATCACCTCGATAACCATGCAGCGCGAACGGGTTTCGGGCACATTGGAACGGATCCTGACCACTCCCTGCGCCGGCTGGACCTGCTGGCCGCCTACGGATCGGCGTTCTCGGTGGCCGCCGCGGCCCAGGCCACGCTGGCCTGCCTGGTGTCGTTCTGGTTCCTGGGGTTCGACACCGCGGGCAGCCCCGCACTGGTCTTCCTGATCGCGATCATCAACGCGGTACTCGGCGTCGGACTGGGCCTGTTGTGCAGCGCCTTCGCGCGCACAGAGTTCCAGGCCGTGCAGTTCATGCCGGTGGTGATCGTGCCGCAGTTGCTGTTGTGCGGCATCATCGTTCCCCGCGAAATGCTGCCCGACTGGTTACGGTGGATCAGTGACGCACTACCCGCGACCTACGCGCTCGAGGCTCTCCAACAGGTGGCCGACCACGCCGACATCACCAGCACCACGATGCGCGACATCGTCATCGTGATCGCGTTCGCGGTCGTCACCATGTGCCTGGCCGCCGCGACCCTGCGCCGTCGGACGCCATGACCACGACACAGCCGCGGCCCCGCCGCAAGCCGCCCGGTCGTCCCACCGGAACCTCGGACACCAAGGAGACGATCCTGTCGTGCGCGCGGGACCTGTTCGCCCGCAACGGTTTCAACAACACGTCGGTGCGGGCGATCGCGTCCGCCGCCGGTGTCGACGCGGCGCTCGTGCACCACTATTTCGGAACGAAGCAGCAGCTCTTCGCGGCCGCAGTGCACATTCCCATCGACCCGCAGATGGTGCTGGGCCCCTTGCGGAACACCCCCGTCGACGAACTCGGCCACACGCTGCCGTCGCTGCTGTTCCCGATCTGGGACTCCGAGCTGGGCGCCGGTTTCATCGCGGCACTGCGCTCGATGCTCGCGGGCGACGACGTCAACCT encodes the following:
- a CDS encoding DNA-3-methyladenine glycosylase yields the protein MSAEPLAVDPVTAARRLLGATLYGRDVVATVVEVEAYGGPPSGPWPDAAAHSFRGPTPRSTVMFGPAGRLYTYRSHGIHVCANVVCCADGVAGAVLLRAARVVDGCGVAAGRRRPGITPVAYARGPGNLCEALGIALADNGIDLMDRRSPIRLELNPTQEGSAGPRVGVSQAADRAWRFWLPGTPEVSNYRRSPRAPAPGESD
- a CDS encoding HAD-IIA family hydrolase — its product is MTTLAQLHDCLLLDLDGTVFRGHEATEGAVDALAAVTSRKLYVTNNASRSPAEVADHLDALGFSAHADDVVTSAQSAAHLLALQLPAGAKVLVIGTEALAAEVANVGLQPVRQFTDGPVAVVQGHSPQTGWADLAEAALTIRAGGLWVAANSDKTLPSERGLLPGNGSMVAALQTATEQVPQVAGKPQPTLMNDALARGQYQAPLVVGDRLDTDIAGANAAGLPSLMVLTGVNSAADMVHAIPAERPDYLAPDLRSLDAAAETLRIGPHPAWQVETSGNDVVVRATGEAAGDDLSVVRATADAVWAATNGRVRITAGDDTARAALDRWSLLDGTDPLA
- the tyrS gene encoding tyrosine--tRNA ligase; this translates as MSTGILDELDWRGLIAQSTDREALAAATTTDGPLTLYAGFDPTAPSLHAGHLVPLLTLRRFQQAGHRPIVLAGGATGMIGDPRDNGERTMNTADTVAEWSERIRGQLERFVEFNDSGNGAIVENNLSWTGPMSAIEFLRDLGKHFSVNVMLDRDTIKRRLEGDGISYTEFSYMLLQANDFVELYKKHGCSLQVGGSDQWGNIIAGVRLVRQKLGATAHALTVPLVTSADGKKFGKSTGGGNLWLDPELTSPYAWYQYFVNAADADVVGYLRWFTFLSADELGELATATAERPHERAAQRRLARELTTLVHGQAATDAVELASQALFGRAELADLDQSTLSAALTEASNGQVAELTPGGPDGITDLLVATGLSKSRGEARRTVAEGGVYVNNARVESDEWVPQPSDFLGERWLVLRRGKRHIAGVRRVGGSGQE
- a CDS encoding tetratricopeptide repeat protein, with protein sequence MVDNRQGGDRRPSRRDDGDARRGQRPQRDRAQAPRRPGSDRNGRPPHSRDAAATSDRPAGPRLPDDVEAKQLSPEVRRELTTLDKATADYVAKHLVMAGDLLEEDPEAALEHARAARNRASRIAAIREAVGIAAYHCGDWAQALSELRAARRMGSKSPLLALIADCERGIGRPERAIELGRSPEAEQLTGDDADELKIVLAGARCDLGQPAQALALLSNPPLDSTRTGQTAARLFYVYAETLLALDRTNDALQWFLHAAAADLEGVTDAEDRVAELG
- a CDS encoding TetR family transcriptional regulator, translated to MTTTQPRPRRKPPGRPTGTSDTKETILSCARDLFARNGFNNTSVRAIASAAGVDAALVHHYFGTKQQLFAAAVHIPIDPQMVLGPLRNTPVDELGHTLPSLLFPIWDSELGAGFIAALRSMLAGDDVNLIRIFLEDVITAEVGARVDNPPGTGRIRVQFVASQLIGVVMARYILQLEPFRSLPVQQIADTISPNLQRYLTGDLPALD
- a CDS encoding GNAT family N-acetyltransferase — translated: MTTDALFCGIDLARRIEGAEAQFMAAATNAARARGAPASVRPVGGGFACFAEPGSPMNKVVGVGFGAIPEAAEWTEIEAGCGANGAPVQVELANLADPGIGRTLTGRGYRLVGFENVLGRAVAVGTEPVVTGVEVRRSDDINAWVEAVVDGFAHPDDQGVASHEEFPRGIVERAERDIEKAGAAAYLASIDGVVAGGAAARFADGIAQLAGAATRPDYRRRGVQSALLAKRLADAAAAGCDIAVVTTGAGTKSQQNVQRFGFQLLYTRAILVFDRERSTP
- a CDS encoding ABC transporter ATP-binding protein, which translates into the protein MMSSSRGELLDHASDVAIRIDNLTVVRGNRRAIDDVSLQVRRGSITGLLGPSGCGKTTLMRAIVGTQIITNGTVTVLGKPGGSADLRRRVGYVTQSPTVYNDLRVIDNVRYFAALTGSSKTAADEAITAVGLQDHRTSLCGNMSGGQRTRASLACALVSKPDLLVLDEPTVGLDPVLRVDLWEQFDRLARGGTTLLVSSHVMDEADHCGELLLMREGRLLEHTTPTRLREDTGCSSLEEAFLTVIRRSTAGRAG